In Oryza sativa Japonica Group chromosome 11, ASM3414082v1, the following are encoded in one genomic region:
- the LOC9266358 gene encoding probable LRR receptor-like serine/threonine-protein kinase At3g47570: MKPIAIGQSFVLLLVFSTVSVVICSDGNETDRLSLLQFKQAISLDPQHALLSWNDSTHFCSWEGVSCSLRYPRRVTSLDLSNRGLVGLISPSLGNLTSLEHLFLNTNQLSGQIPPSLGHLHHLRSLYLANNTLQGNIPSFANCSALKILHLSRNQIVGRIPKNVHLPPSISQLIVNDNNLTGTIPTSLGDVATLNILIVSYNYIEGSIPDEIGKMPVLTNLYVGGNNLSGRFPLALTNISSLVELGLGFNYFHGGLPPNLGTSLPRLQVLEIASNLFEGHLPYSISNATSLYTIDFSSNYFSGVVPSSIGMLKELSLLNLEWNQFESFNNKDLEFLHSLSNCTDLQVLALYDNKLKGQIPYSLGNLSIQLQYLFLGSNQLSGGFPSGIRNLPNLISLGLNENHFTGIVPEWVGTLANLEGIYLDNNKFTGFLPSSISNISNLEDLRLSTNLFGGKIPAGLGKLQVLHLMELSDNNLLGSIPESIFSIPTLTRCMLSFNKLDGALPTEIGNAKQLGSLHLSANKLTGHIPSTLSNCDSLEELHLDQNFLNGSIPTSLGNMQSLTAVNLSYNDLSGSIPDSLGRLQSLEQLDLSFNNLVGEVPGIGVFKNATAIRLNRNHGLCNGALELDLPRCATISSSVSKHKPSHLLMFFVPFASVVSLAMVTCIILFWRKKQKKEFVSLPSFGKKFPKVSYRDLARATDGFSASNLIGTGRYGSVYMGKLFHSKCPVAVKVFNLDIRGTQRSFISECNALRNLRHRNIVRIITACSTVDSKGNDFKALIYEFMPRGDLYQVLYSTCADENSSTSHFGLAQRVSIVMDIANALEYLHNHNKGIIVHCDLKPSNILLDDNMTAHVRDFGLSRFEIYSMTSSFGCSTSSVAISGTIGYVAPECAESGQVSTATDVYSFGVVLLEIFIRRRPTDDMFNDGLSIAKFAELNLPDRVLQIVDPQLQQDLETCQETPMAIKKKLTDCLLSVLSIGLSCTKSSPSERNSMKEVAIELHRIWDAYLREN, encoded by the exons ATGAAGCCTATTGCAATTGGACAGTCGTTCGTTCTGCTACTGGTTTTTAGTACTGTGAGTGTTGTCATTTGCTCTGATGGAAATGAGACAGATCGGCTGTCACTGCTTCAGTTCAAACAGGCTATCAGCCTCGACCCACAGCATGCCTTGCTCTCCTGGAATGATAGCACCCATTTCTGCAGCTGGGAAGGTGTCTCATGTAGTTTGAGGTATCCACGTCGTGTCACTTCCCTTGATCTATCTAACAGAGGTTTGGTGGGGCTCATATCTCCTTCACTTGGAAACCTGACATCTCTTGAACACCTCTTCCTGAATACCAATCAACTCAGCGGACAAATCCCTCCGTCACTTGGTCACTTGCATCACCTTCGATCACTTTACTTAGCAAACAACACGCTACAAGGCAACATACCTAGCTTTGCTAATTGTTCTGCTCTCAAAATACTTCATCTAAGCCGCAATCAGATTGTTGGACGTATTCCCAAAAATGTTCATTTACCACCAAGTATTAGTCAACTGATAGTAAACGATAATAACCTTACTGGTACCATCCCCACTTCACTTGGCGATGTTGCGACACTAAATATACTTATTGTTTCATACAATTATATTGAAGGCAGTATCCCGGATGAAATTGGAAAGATGCCTGTCTTGACAAACTTGTATGTGGGTGGAAACAATTTATCTGGTCGATTTCCACTAGCTCTCACAAACATTTCTTCTCTTGTTGAACTGGGACTTGGCTTCAATTATTTTCATGGTGGTCTGCCGCCAAATCTTGGTACTTCTCTACCCAGGCTTCAGGTGCTTGAAATAGCTTCTAATCTCTTTGAAGGACACCTCCCTTATTCCATTTCAAATGCTACTAGTCTTTACACCATAGACTTTTCAAGCAATTATTTCTCTGGGGTGGTGCCAAGTTCCATCGGTATGCTTAAGGAGCTTTCCTTGTTGAATCTTGAGTGGAATCAGTTTGAGTCGTTCAATAATAAAGATTTGGAGTTCCTGCACAGCCTAAGCAATTGCACTGACCTTCAAGTGCTGGCACTGTATGACAATAAACTGAAGGGACAGATACCATATTCATTAGGCAACCTTTCTATCCAGCTTCAGTACCTCTTTCTGGGAAGCAATCAACTATCAGGGGGCTTTCCCTCTGGCATAAGAAACCTTCCCAACCTGATTTCTCTAGGTTTGAATGAAAACCATTTTACCGGGATAGTTCCAGAATGGGTTGGCACACTTGCAAATTTGGAAGGCATATACTTAGATAACAACAAGTTTACAGGTTTTCTTCCATCATCCATATCCAATATATCAAACCTGGAAGATCTCCGCCTTTCCACAAATCTATTTGGAGGAAAAATACCTGCAGGCTTGGGAAAACTCCAAGTCCTTCATCTAATGGAACTTTCTGATAACAATCTCCTTGGCAGCATACCAGAGAGCATTTTCAGCATTCCAACGTTGACACGTTGTATGCTATCTTTCAACAAACTAGACGGGGCACTTCCCACTGAAATTGGCAATGCCAAGCAACTTGGATCTCTGCATCTATCAGCAAATAAGCTTACTGGGCATATTCCTAGCACCTTGAGTAACTGTGATAGTTTGGAAGAACTACACTTAGATCAAAATTTTCTTAATGGAAGCATCCCCACATCATTAGGAAATATGCAAAGCTTAACAGCAGTCAACCTGTCTTATAATGACCTATCAGGATCCATACCAGATTCTCTTGGTAGATTGCAATCTCTTGAGCAACTAGATTTGTCATTCAACAATCTGGTAGGAGAAGTCCCAGGCATAGGGGTTTTCAAGAATGCAACTGCCATACGGTTAAACAGAAATCATGGGCTTTGTAATGGGGCACTGGAGCTGGACCTACCCAGATGCGCTACTATATCTTCTAGTGTTAGTAAGCACAAACCATCTCATCTACTCATGTTTTTTGTCCCATTTGCCAGTGTGGTTTCACTAGCTATGGTCACATGTATCATCCTGTTTTGGaggaaaaaacagaaaaaagaattTGTCTCGTTACCTTCTTTTGGTAAGAAGTTTCCCAAAGTTTCTTATAGGGATCTAGCTAGGGCAACAGATGGGTTCTCTGCATCCAATTTAATTGGCACCGGAAGATATGGTTCAGTATATATGGGGAAGTTATTTCATAGTAAATGTCCAGTTGCTGTGAAAGTCTTCAATCTTGACATAAGAGGAACACAGAGGAGCTTTATATCAGAATGTAATGCTTTAAGAAATCTTCGGCATCGCAACATTGTACGGATTATAACAGCTTGCTCAACAGTTGATTCGAAAGGAAATGATTTCAAGGCTTTAATTTATGAATTCATGCCCAGAGGTGACCTGTATCAAGTCCTATATTCAACCTGTGCTGATGAAAATTCTTCAACTAGCCATTTTGGTTTGGCCCAAAGGGTTAGCATAGTGATGGATATAGCCAATGCATTGGAGTACCTGCACAATCATAACAAAGGAATTATTGTTCATTGCGATCTGAAGCCTAGCAACATTCTCTTGGATGATAATATGACTGCTCATGTTCGTGACTTTGGCCTTTCAAGGTTTGAAATTTATTCCATGACATCATCTTTTGGTTGCTCAACTTCTTCAGTTGCAATCAGTGGAACCATAGGATATGTTGCTCCAG AATGCGCAGAGAGTGGTCAAGTTTCAACAGCCACAGATGTTTACAGCTTTGGTGTCGTTCTCCTTGAGATATTCATCCGAAGGAGGCCAACAGATGACATGTTTAATGATGGACTGAGCATCGCAAAATTTGCAGAGTTGAACCTCCCTGATAGGGTGTTGCAGATTGTTGATCCCCAGCTGCAGCAAGATCTGGAGACTTGCCAAGAAACCCCGATGGCCATAAAAAAGAAACTCACAGATTGCCTGCTTTCAGTCCTAAGTATTGGTCTTTCTTGTACTAAATCATCCCCGAGTGAACGCAACAGCATGAAGGAGGTGGCTATAGAGTTGCATAGAATTTGGGATGCATATCTCAGAGAAAACTAA
- the LOC107279296 gene encoding LOW QUALITY PROTEIN: probable LRR receptor-like serine/threonine-protein kinase At3g47570 (The sequence of the model RefSeq protein was modified relative to this genomic sequence to represent the inferred CDS: deleted 4 bases in 3 codons; substituted 1 base at 1 genomic stop codon), producing MKAPSVGELLLVFIACSCCAHVVCSSLPGNETDRLSLLEFKKAISGDPQQSLNSWNESTHFCSXEDVLCRAKAPLRVTSLNLTDCGLAGNISPSIANLTFLKSLSLGKNSFFGEIPASLGHLHRLQTLVLSYNKLQGRIPDLANCSNLRSLWLDRNNLVGKIPNLPPRLQELMLHVNNLSGTIPPSLGNITTLTKFGCAFNNIEGNIPTEFERLPGLQYLSVNTNKLAGWFQLAILNISTLVTLDLGANNLRGEVPSNLGNSLPNLQYLILSDNFFHGHFPSSLINSSKLNLIDMAENNFTGVIPSSIGKLAKLNVLSLQLNQFQAGTKKEWEFMENHPYFIRQHKKLKVLNLSHNKLTGSIPVSLGNLQLLEQLDLSFNHLKGKVPTNGVFMNETAIQIDGNHGLCGGAMELHLPECSMTPNPTKSKQFMVLKIVIPTTSIILLAITTISIMLLRRRKHEGNSTSLPSFGRKFPKVPYNELAEATEGFSESNLIGKGRYGYVYRGNLFQGTNVVAIKVFNLETMGAQKSFIAECNALRNVRHRNLVPILTACSSIDPNGNDFKALVYEFMPMGDLYNLLYAPQCDSNLRHITLAQRIGIVADVADAMDYLHHNNQGTIVHCDLKPSKILLDDNMTAHVGDFGLVRFNFGSTTASLGDTNSTSSAAIKGTIGYIAPECAGGGQVSTAADVYSFGVVLLEIFIRRRPTDDMFKDGLTIAKFTEINIPDKMQDIVDPQLAQELGLCEEAPMADEESGARCLLSVLNIGLCCTRLAPNERISMKEVASKMHGIRGAYLR from the exons ATGAAAGCTCCTTCAGTTGGAGAGCTTCTCTTGGTGTTCATAGCCTGCTCTTGCTGTGCACATGTCGTCTGCAGCTCGTTGCCTGGAAATGAGACAGACAGACTGTCACTGCTTGAGTTCAAGAAGGCGATCAGTGGTGATCCACAGCAATCCCTGAATTCTTGGAATGAAAGCACCCACTTCTGCAGTTGAGAGGACGTCTTGTGCAGGGCGAAAGCTCCACTCCGTGTCACTTCTCTGAACCTGACAGATTGTGGTTTAGCAGGCAATATCTCTCCATCAATTGCCAACCTGACATTCCTAAAGTCTCTTTCTCTGGGTAAAAATTCATTCTTTGGAGAAATCCCTGCATCACTTGGCCACCTGCATCGCCTACAAACTCTTGTTTTGAGTTACAACAAATTGCAAGGGAGGATACCTGATCTGGCAAACTGTTCTAACCTCAGGTCCCTATGGCTTGATCGCAATAATCTTGTCGGAAAAATTCCAAATTTGCCGCCTCGGCTTCAAGAGCTTATGCTTCATGTTAACAACCTGAGTGGAACTATCCCTCCTTCTTTGGGCAATATCACAACGCTAACTAAGTTTGGTTGTGCATTTAACAATATTGAGGGTAACATCCCAACTGAATTTGAAAGGTTGCCTGGGCTTCAGTATTTATCAGTCAATACCAATAAGTTGGCAGGTTGGTTTCAACTAGCCATCCTAAATATTTCCACTCTTGTTACTCTTGATCTTGGTGCGAATAATCTACGGGGGGAGGTACCATCTAATCTTGGAAACTCTTTGCCCAACCTCCAGTATCTCATATTGTCAGACAACTTCTTTCATGGGCATTTCCCTTCTTCATTGATAAATTCTTCCAAGCTGAACCTTATTGACATGGCAGAGAATAATTTCACTGGGGTGATCCCTAGCTCCATTGGAAAGCTTGCAAAACTCAACGTTTTGAGTCTTCAGTtgaatcaatttcaagctggcACCAAGAAAGAGTGGGAGTTCATGGA GAATCATCCCTACTTCATTAGGCAACATAAGAAG TTAAAAGTTCTCAACTTGTCTCACAATAAATTAACTGGATCAATACCAGTATCGCTTGGCAACCTACAGCTTCTTGAGCAACTTGATTTGTCATTCAACCATCTTAAGGGCAAGGTCCCGACAAATGGTGTTTTCATGAATGAAACTGCCATACAGATTGATGGA AATCATGGGCTCTGTGGTGGAGCAATGGAGTTGCACCTACCAGAATGTTCTATGACTCCAAATCCAACCAAATCTAAGCAATTTATGGTACTCAAAATTGTGATCCCAACAACAAGCATCATATTACTTGCTATA ACAACCATATCTATCATGTTGCTCAGGAGGAGAAAACATGAAGGGAATAGCACATCTTTGCCTTCGTTTGGTAGAAAGTTTCCAAAAGTTCCCTACAATGAGCTTGCTGAGGCAACTGAAGGGTTCTCCGAGTCCAATTTAATTGGCAAAGGAAGATATGGTTATGTTTATCGAGGAAACCTGTTTCAAGGCACAAATGTAGTTGCGATCAAAGTTTTCAATCTAGAGACAATGGGGGCACAAAAGAGCTTCATCGCAGAATGTAATGCTTTGAGAAATGTGCGACATCGTAATCTAGTTCCAATTCTAACTGCTTGCTCAAGCATTGATCCCAATGGAAATGATTTCAAAGCTTTGGTCTATGAGTTCATGCCAATGGGAGACTTGTATAACCTACTATACGCACCTCAATGTGATTCAAATTTGAGACACATTACACTAGCTCAAAGGATTGGAATAGTGGCAGATGTAGCAGACGCGATGGACTACCTCCACCATAACAACCAAGGTACTATTGTTCATTGTGATTTGAAGCCAAGCAAAATTCTTCTCGATGATAATATGACGGCTCATGTTGGAGACTTCGGCCTGGTAAGATTCAATTTTGGTTCCACAACAGCATCTCTCGGAGACACGAACTCAACTTCTTCTGCTGCGATAAAGGGAACAATTGGATATATTGCTCCAG AATGTGCAGGGGGTGGCCAGGTTTCAACTGCTGCAGATGTCTATAGCTTTGGAGTTGTTCTCCTCGAGATATTCATAAGGAGGAGGCCAACAGATGACATGTTCAAGGATGGATTGACCATTGCAAAGTTCACAGAGATCAACATCCCTGATAAGATGCAGGATATTGTTGATCCTCAGCTGGCTCAAGAGCTGGGTCTATGCGAAGAAGCTCCAATGGCTGATGAAGAAAGTGGAGCGCGTTGCCTGCTTTCTGTGCTTAATATTGGACTATGTTGCACTCGATTGGCACCAAACGAGCGCATCAGTATGAAGGAGGTGGCTTCCAAGATGCATGGAATCAGAGGTGCATATCTCAGATGA